From the genome of Streptomyces xanthophaeus:
CCGACGCACCGTGCAGCGCGTCCAGGCCGAACGACGCCGCGTACAGGTCGGTCAGGTTGGTGGAGGTACCCGAGTCGGCGGTACCGCCGTGCGTGCGGGTCCGGTTTTGGATGATCGGCGCGCTGCCCATCGCGTTGTCGCCGAGGTCGACGAGGACCCACGGCCCGTACGTCTCGATCTGACGGCCGAGGTCGTCGCGGGACTGGGTGTAGATGCCGGCCCAACGGGCGAGCGCCCGGAGACGTGTGATCGACCGGGTGTTGCCCAGGATCGCCTTGACGCCCGGGGGCAGGGCGCCGGGCATGCCCTGGTCGCCGCCGCCGGTGTGCGACGGGACGATCCGAGACAGCCACTCGTCGACGACGTCGAGCATCGCCATGGCCTCGGCCTGGGTGTCGATGGTGCCCCGGGTGAAGTCCAGGATTCCGGAGGCGATGCCCTCGGTCAGCGGCACGTACTCGGTGGACTGCCCGGTCAGGGACTTGTCGAGGCCGTCGTAGCCGTTCGCGTCGACCGCGACGTCGCCGTTGATGAGCTCGTCCTGGAAGCGGGTCCGGGTCGCGGTGAGGAGCTGCTGCATCTGGAACGAGATCTCGTTCGATGCGGCGGAGCCCAGCCGGGCGAGGACCCGGTCGACGCTGAAGCTGCCGCCGAGGGGCTTCAGCTGCACCGTGTACGGGAGGCGGGTCGCCTGACCGGGGGTGTACTCGCTGTTGAGCGCGCGGAACTGCGCGGAGCGGGCGGCGGTCAGGCGGGTGTAGCCGTAGGTGAGGCTGGAGCCGCCGGTGCCCGGGGTGACCGTGTCGTCGAACACGATCTGGTCGAGGAGCCAGCTGTAGCGGCGGAGGTTGTCGATGACGGCGTAGTCGACGTCCGCCGCGGTGTTGACCTGGGCCTGAGCGAGGGTGATGGGCACGGGGTCCTCCTGTGGTTACGTGCCGAAGCTGCCGCGCACGGCGGCGGAGAGTGAGGTGGGGCGCTGGCGGGCCGAGGCCTCGCCGGTACCGCCGGACAGGTCACCGCCGGAGGCCGGGGCGACGGGGGTGGCGGCGAGCGCCGGGTTGTCCTTGACTGCGGCCTTGATGGCGTCGTCGAGGGCGGTGGTGAAGCCCTTCACGGAGGGGTCAAGTTCGGCGATGGCTTCGTTGAAGCTGACGGAGTCGATCAGGCTCTTGGCCGCCGCGCCTCCCTTGTCGGCTCGCTCGCGGATCGCGTCTCTGATGGCGAGCTTCCGAATCTTGGCGTCGCGTTCCGCGAGGGCCTGATCCCGCTCGGCTTCAGCCGCCGCGCGGCCTTTCTTCTCGGCTGCGGAGACCGCCTTTTCCTGCTCGGTCATGCTCTGCTCGCGCAGCTTGGCGAGCTCTTCGGCCGCCGTCCTGCCCTGCTCGGCGGCGGTCTTGTTCTCCTTGGCGCGCTGCTCCCACTTGCGGGCTTCGGCCTTCCAGTCCGTTCCGTCACTGTTCGGGGCGGCGGCCGGAGGGGCGGCCGGGGGCGTTGCGGGCGGGGTGCCGGTGTCAGCGGCGGGCGGCGTGCCGCCGGAGTCGGCGGTGCCCTCGTTGCTGCCACCCGCGATGGCGTAGATCGGTCGGCCGTCCGTGCGGTGGCCGAGGATCGCGCCGGCAGGGTGCGAGGCGAGGGGGTGTCGGAAAGGGACGTGCTGCATGGTGGGCTCCCGTTTCGGGATCATCCGGCGGTGCCGTGCGGCGGGTGCCGGGAAGCTCTGGTGTCGGCGTGGCAGTGCTCGTAGAGTTCGCGAATGGAGAACCCAGCGATGACGCGCGTGATGGCGGCGCTGCACTTGGCCGAGCTGATACGCAATGACGGTCCGGAGGCTTGGGTGGCTGAGTGGCGGCGCCGATCCGATTCGGATGACGTCGCGGTTGTGATGTCCCAGCTCATCGGCTTCCTGATGGAGAACGACGCGAGTAGGCGCGGCCTCAGCTGGGATGCCTACTTCGATCAGTTCCGGCAGGAAGCCATCCGTAACCTCGGGGCTTAATGCGCGTGGCCGATCTGCTCGCGCGCGGGCTTGCGGACGATGTGCTCGTGCGCGGCCACGTGCTCGCGGGCGGCCTTCTGCCACTCGCGGACCTTCGCGGACGCCTTCGTGCGGGCCTTCTCGTCCATCGCGGCGGCCTCGGCCCTCTTCCAGCGGCGGATGTGCCGCTCGATCGCCCGCTGCCGCTGCGTGTCCTCGTACGTGGTACCCGGAGTGGGGTGCTGCGGCGGCCGGGTCGTCACACCAGGCAGATACAGGCCGAGAGAGTGCCTGCAATTCGGGTGAAACAGCCCCTTCGACCTGGCCTCCGGCAGCGTCCCGGCGATGTGGACCGCCACTGTCGTCGGCGGCCGGAACACCGAGCGCAGGCCCGTCGGCTGGATCGCGTGCTCAGTGCGCACCGTGCGGGGCCCGGGCGGCCCGGTCAGGGCCAGCACCTCGCCCTCCCACGGGCGGCAGAGCGGACACTCCAGCGGGGCGTCGGACACGATCACGAGGCCCTGCCCCACCTCCGCCATCGCGTCGATGTGTCCATCGATGGCGGCGCGGGCGGTCACCGACCGGACAGCCATCTCGGCGTAAGCGGCGAGTTCCCAAGCGTGGCCGCGGGAGTCGACGAACCCGGTGACCCCGCGCCGGGCAAACTCATTGAGGGCCTGCTGCGAGGCATCGCGGCGGGTCATGCCGGTGAGGAGCTGCGTTCCGGCGGCCCGGGTGGTGATGTTGCGGTAGGTGTCCACCACGGCGCGGGTGATGCGCTGGTACAGGGGGCGGGTGTCGCGCGCGTACGAGGCGGCGAGCCGGTCCACGGATGCGGCGCCCGGCAGGACCCGGCGGGCCTGTAGCTCCCGGCCTATGTCGAGGGCGCCGAGCTCGGCCACCGCGGCCTGCCTGCCGCGCCCGTAGGCCGTGGCGAGGGCCTCGGCAACGGCACCGTTCGCGTCGTCCTGGAGGGCGTTGGCGACGGTCTCGACGGCTTGACGGAGGTCACCGATGCTGCGGAGCTTGATCTCGGCCCAGCGGGGGCTGTCGATGCCCTCGGCGAGGGCCTTCCGGAGGATCTCGATGAGGGCAATCTCGGCGTCCTCGTACAGCATGGTGACGGCGGCGGCGAGGTCCTCGGCCATGGCGGGGGAGACGGGCATCGGTCCGCCTCCCCACGGCTACTCGGCGCCGACAGCCGTCGGGTCGGCGACGTCCCGGCCGGACTCGCGCATGATCCGGCGGACCTCCTCGGCCTGCCACTCCGCGTCACGATCCGGGTTGACCAGCGCGACGAGCGTCTCCGTGGACGCGGCCTCCGCGCGGCGGAACAACTCGGCGGACTCCGCCAAGACCTTGATGTCGTCCTGGATCGAGTCCGCAAAGATCACCTGCGGCCGCTCGACCGGCACCGACGGCACGCCGGGGAACAGGTTCGAGTCCTCCAACATGAGGATGATCTCCGCGATGTCGGCGATCCCCACGGCCTCCAACTCCGCCTTCCGGGCCCGGGTGCTCATGCTGCGCGCGTTGCGGGCCTTGATCTCCGTCGCGGTGACCGCAGGGCCGCCGCTGTCGTCGCCGAAAGTCCCGCCCGAGTAGCCGGCAGTGTGGA
Proteins encoded in this window:
- a CDS encoding phage minor capsid protein — encoded protein: MPVSPAMAEDLAAAVTMLYEDAEIALIEILRKALAEGIDSPRWAEIKLRSIGDLRQAVETVANALQDDANGAVAEALATAYGRGRQAAVAELGALDIGRELQARRVLPGAASVDRLAASYARDTRPLYQRITRAVVDTYRNITTRAAGTQLLTGMTRRDASQQALNEFARRGVTGFVDSRGHAWELAAYAEMAVRSVTARAAIDGHIDAMAEVGQGLVIVSDAPLECPLCRPWEGEVLALTGPPGPRTVRTEHAIQPTGLRSVFRPPTTVAVHIAGTLPEARSKGLFHPNCRHSLGLYLPGVTTRPPQHPTPGTTYEDTQRQRAIERHIRRWKRAEAAAMDEKARTKASAKVREWQKAAREHVAAHEHIVRKPAREQIGHAH
- a CDS encoding major capsid protein translates to MPITLAQAQVNTAADVDYAVIDNLRRYSWLLDQIVFDDTVTPGTGGSSLTYGYTRLTAARSAQFRALNSEYTPGQATRLPYTVQLKPLGGSFSVDRVLARLGSAASNEISFQMQQLLTATRTRFQDELINGDVAVDANGYDGLDKSLTGQSTEYVPLTEGIASGILDFTRGTIDTQAEAMAMLDVVDEWLSRIVPSHTGGGDQGMPGALPPGVKAILGNTRSITRLRALARWAGIYTQSRDDLGRQIETYGPWVLVDLGDNAMGSAPIIQNRTRTHGGTADSGTSTNLTDLYAASFGLDALHGASVAGNPLVQTWMPDFSQAGAAKSGEIEMGPAAMVLRNVRSCGVLRNIKVA